In the Leifsonia sp. 466MF genome, one interval contains:
- a CDS encoding GNAT family N-acetyltransferase, with protein sequence MALHFADRELPGGLILRVRREQDAGALAAAYQRNRGHLAPWDPTRTEDFFTEAGQLAQTRELLALRDMDAALPLVIADGDQIAGGVTLSHLVRGAFQSANVGYWLDRDHVGRGLASAALGALVDAARDEYGLHRIQAATLLANHASQSVLTRAGFERIGVAPNYLKIAGRWQDHVLFQRILHD encoded by the coding sequence ATGGCCCTCCACTTCGCCGACCGGGAGCTCCCCGGCGGCCTGATCCTCCGGGTGCGGAGAGAGCAGGACGCCGGGGCGCTCGCCGCCGCCTACCAGCGCAATCGCGGGCACCTGGCCCCGTGGGACCCGACCCGCACGGAGGACTTCTTCACGGAGGCCGGGCAGCTCGCCCAGACCCGTGAACTGCTGGCGCTGCGCGATATGGATGCGGCCCTCCCGCTCGTGATCGCCGACGGCGACCAGATCGCCGGCGGTGTCACGCTCAGCCACCTCGTCCGCGGTGCATTCCAGTCGGCGAATGTCGGCTACTGGCTCGACCGTGACCACGTGGGCCGAGGGCTCGCCTCTGCGGCGCTGGGTGCGCTCGTCGACGCGGCGCGCGACGAGTACGGCCTGCACCGCATCCAGGCGGCGACGCTGCTCGCCAACCACGCCTCGCAGTCCGTCCTGACGCGCGCCGGATTCGAGCGGATCGGCGTCGCCCCGAACTACCTCAAGATCGCGGGCCGCTGGCAGGATCACGTCCTGTTCCAGCGCATCCTGCACGACTGA
- the ahcY gene encoding adenosylhomocysteinase produces the protein MPASATTALPFKVADLSLAAAGRHQIRLAENEMPGLMALRAEFGDAKPLAGARIAGSLHMTVQTAVLIETLVALGARVRWASCNIFSTQDEAAAAIAVGPTGTPEAPAGVPVFAWKGETLEEYWWCTQQIFDWSTEAAADGADYLGPNLILDDGGDATLLVHKGREFELAGAVPEDAASDSHEYRVILAALRGSLAASTDRWTRIAADILGVTEETTTGVHRLYELAKEGQLLFPAINVNDSVTKSKFDNKYGIRHSLPDGLNRATDVLIGGKVAFVAGYGDVGKGAAEALRGQGARVIVSEVDPINALQAAMDGYQVARLESVIDQVDILITGTGNVNVVTLDHLLGLKHLAIVANVGHFDNEIDMASLEALPGAEKVEIKPQVHEWRLPTGRSILVLSEGRLMNLGNATGHPSFVMSNSFTNQVLAQLELYVSPENYPIGVYVLPKHLDEKVARLHLDALGVELTTLTDEQAAYIGVPVDGPYKVDHYRY, from the coding sequence ATGCCTGCTAGTGCCACCACCGCCCTGCCGTTCAAGGTCGCCGACCTCTCCCTCGCCGCCGCCGGGCGGCACCAGATCCGGCTCGCCGAGAACGAGATGCCCGGGCTGATGGCCCTCCGCGCCGAGTTCGGCGACGCGAAGCCGCTTGCCGGTGCGCGCATCGCCGGATCCCTGCACATGACCGTGCAGACCGCCGTGCTGATCGAGACCCTGGTCGCGCTCGGCGCCCGGGTGCGCTGGGCCAGCTGCAACATCTTCTCCACGCAGGACGAGGCGGCCGCCGCGATCGCCGTCGGTCCGACCGGCACCCCCGAGGCGCCCGCGGGCGTCCCCGTGTTCGCCTGGAAGGGCGAGACGCTGGAGGAGTACTGGTGGTGCACCCAGCAGATCTTCGACTGGTCGACGGAGGCCGCCGCCGACGGAGCCGACTACCTCGGCCCGAACCTGATCCTCGACGACGGCGGCGACGCGACCCTGCTCGTCCACAAGGGCCGCGAGTTCGAGCTCGCGGGAGCCGTGCCGGAGGACGCCGCCTCCGACAGCCACGAGTACCGTGTCATCCTGGCGGCTCTGCGCGGGTCGCTCGCCGCTTCCACCGACCGCTGGACCCGCATCGCCGCCGACATCCTCGGCGTCACCGAGGAGACCACCACGGGCGTGCACCGCCTGTACGAGCTGGCCAAGGAAGGCCAGCTTCTGTTCCCGGCGATCAACGTCAACGACTCGGTCACCAAGAGCAAGTTCGACAACAAGTACGGCATCCGCCACTCCCTCCCGGACGGCCTGAACCGCGCGACCGACGTCCTCATCGGCGGCAAGGTCGCGTTCGTCGCCGGCTACGGCGACGTGGGCAAGGGAGCAGCGGAGGCGCTCCGCGGCCAGGGCGCCCGCGTCATCGTCAGCGAGGTCGACCCGATCAACGCGCTGCAGGCGGCGATGGACGGCTACCAGGTCGCCCGGCTCGAGTCCGTGATCGACCAGGTCGACATCCTCATCACCGGAACGGGCAACGTCAACGTGGTCACCCTCGACCATCTGCTCGGCCTCAAGCACCTCGCCATCGTCGCCAACGTCGGCCACTTCGACAACGAGATCGACATGGCGTCGCTGGAGGCGCTGCCCGGTGCCGAGAAGGTGGAGATCAAGCCGCAGGTGCACGAGTGGCGCCTGCCGACCGGTCGCAGCATCCTGGTGCTCTCGGAGGGTCGTCTGATGAACCTCGGGAACGCCACCGGTCACCCCAGCTTCGTCATGAGCAACTCGTTCACCAACCAGGTGCTTGCACAGCTCGAGCTGTACGTGTCGCCGGAGAACTACCCGATCGGCGTGTACGTGCTCCCCAAGCACCTCGACGAGAAGGTCGCGCGCCTGCACCTCGACGCCCTCGGTGTCGAGCTGACGACGCTCACCGACGAGCAGGCCGCCTACATCGGCGTCCCGGTCGACGGTCCCTACAAGGTCGACCACTACCGCTACTGA
- a CDS encoding phosphomannomutase/phosphoglucomutase — translation MSITDPRLQSVVKTYDIRGLVGKDLTEEVVEAIAAAFVDEVQAAGIDVIVGHDMRDSSPAFAAAFARGAQERGADVVSIGLCSTDESYFASGYLQAPAAMFTASHNPATYNGIKLSRAGAQGLSMDTGLGAVRDRAAGYLRDGIPAVDRPGTFREEDVLERYAAYLRSLVDLSAIRPITVVVDAGNGMGGLTVPAVLGEAAGLPALPITVIPLYFELDGTFPNHEANPLEPKNIVDLQRAVVEHGADLGLAFDGDADRCFVVDERGSAVTPSAVAAIVALREIARARAEDPDAEITVIHNLITSNIVPETIEAAGAVPLRTRVGHTLIKDAMRRSGAVFGGEHSAHYYFRDFWSADNGMLAAMHLLAEFGAQDRPLSELSARYTPYAMSGEINSTVADVPAAFTRIVEAFTPRADFDELDGLTVTGRVGQDEPFWWFSVRPSNTEPLLRLNVEAADQATMARIRDEVLALIRA, via the coding sequence ATGAGCATCACCGACCCGCGTCTGCAGTCCGTCGTCAAGACCTACGACATCCGTGGACTGGTCGGGAAGGACCTCACGGAGGAGGTCGTCGAGGCCATCGCCGCGGCGTTCGTCGACGAGGTCCAGGCCGCGGGGATCGACGTCATCGTCGGCCACGACATGCGCGACTCCTCTCCGGCTTTCGCCGCAGCCTTCGCCCGCGGCGCGCAGGAGCGCGGTGCCGACGTCGTGTCGATCGGGCTGTGCTCCACCGACGAGTCGTACTTCGCCTCCGGCTACCTGCAGGCGCCCGCCGCGATGTTCACCGCGAGCCACAACCCCGCGACCTACAACGGCATCAAGCTCTCCCGTGCCGGTGCCCAGGGCCTCAGCATGGACACCGGCCTCGGCGCGGTGCGCGACCGCGCCGCCGGGTACCTGCGCGACGGCATCCCCGCCGTCGACCGCCCGGGGACCTTCCGCGAGGAGGACGTGCTCGAGCGCTACGCCGCCTACCTGCGCTCACTCGTCGACCTGAGCGCCATCCGGCCGATCACGGTCGTCGTCGATGCGGGCAACGGGATGGGCGGGCTGACCGTTCCGGCCGTGCTCGGAGAGGCCGCTGGGCTCCCCGCGCTGCCCATCACCGTCATCCCGCTGTACTTCGAGCTCGACGGGACGTTCCCCAACCACGAGGCCAACCCGCTGGAGCCGAAGAACATCGTCGACCTGCAGCGCGCGGTCGTCGAGCACGGCGCCGACCTCGGTCTCGCCTTCGACGGCGACGCCGATCGCTGCTTCGTCGTGGACGAGCGCGGTTCGGCCGTCACGCCGTCCGCCGTTGCCGCGATCGTCGCCCTGCGGGAGATCGCGCGGGCACGAGCAGAGGATCCGGACGCGGAGATCACCGTCATCCACAACCTCATCACGTCGAACATCGTCCCCGAGACGATCGAGGCCGCGGGAGCCGTTCCGCTGCGGACCCGCGTCGGCCACACCCTGATCAAGGATGCGATGCGCCGCTCCGGCGCCGTGTTCGGCGGCGAGCACTCGGCGCACTATTACTTCCGCGACTTCTGGAGCGCCGACAACGGGATGCTCGCGGCGATGCACCTCCTCGCCGAGTTCGGCGCGCAGGACCGCCCGCTGTCCGAGCTGTCCGCCCGGTACACGCCGTACGCGATGTCGGGGGAGATCAACTCGACCGTCGCCGACGTGCCTGCGGCCTTCACCCGCATCGTGGAGGCGTTCACGCCGCGCGCCGACTTCGACGAGCTCGACGGGCTCACGGTCACCGGCCGGGTCGGGCAGGACGAGCCGTTCTGGTGGTTCTCGGTGCGCCCGTCCAACACCGAGCCGCTGCTGCGATTGAACGTCGAAGCGGCCGACCAGGCGACGATGGCGCGCATCCGCGACGAGGTGCTCGCGCTCATCCGCGCCTGA
- a CDS encoding DUF3499 family protein produces the protein MLSRPCSRVACPRDAVQTLTYVYADSMAVLGPLSLKHEPHSYDLCAIHAERLSAPQGWQIVRHVSVADA, from the coding sequence ATGTTGAGCCGTCCCTGTTCCCGTGTCGCGTGTCCTCGCGATGCCGTTCAGACGCTCACCTACGTCTACGCCGACTCGATGGCCGTGCTCGGACCGCTGAGCCTGAAGCACGAGCCGCACTCGTACGACCTGTGCGCCATCCACGCCGAGCGGCTGTCCGCGCCGCAGGGCTGGCAGATCGTCCGGCACGTCAGCGTCGCCGACGCCTGA
- a CDS encoding metallopeptidase family protein: protein MPRNRRTSSPTPATSRWRSRHGRGARGPVTGPHLPMLQNRIDFFDMTVASTADYLKGVWPEELANVHFEVAATPIGNSGADGVDRWRVDAAHRRIVLYRVPIQRLTKLHHDDELHRRMYVEGCVFRAVAELLGKDPWDLAPDRYRHF, encoded by the coding sequence ATGCCCCGCAACCGCCGCACCAGCAGTCCCACCCCGGCGACCAGCCGCTGGCGGAGCAGGCACGGCCGAGGCGCGCGGGGTCCGGTGACCGGCCCGCACCTGCCGATGCTGCAGAACCGGATCGACTTCTTCGACATGACCGTCGCATCCACCGCCGACTACCTCAAGGGCGTCTGGCCGGAGGAGCTGGCGAACGTGCACTTCGAGGTCGCGGCGACTCCGATCGGCAACTCGGGCGCCGACGGCGTCGACCGCTGGCGGGTGGATGCGGCCCACCGGCGCATCGTGCTCTACCGGGTGCCCATCCAGCGCCTGACCAAGCTGCACCACGACGACGAGCTGCACCGGCGCATGTACGTCGAGGGATGCGTATTCCGCGCGGTCGCCGAGCTGCTCGGCAAGGACCCGTGGGACCTCGCCCCCGACCGCTACCGGCACTTCTGA
- a CDS encoding DUF5719 family protein, producing MADRRGIARIGARAVGGLVGVGIAVVAVAGATLLPLPDFAIGAPAQVVTPVPADQQRICPGPLLQLAADAGEATRPSAVGAPTFTSHAEGADVSTSTLKSDADTSSSDESPLVATVSTPQGATKPPLFAAAQSQTAAADDLFGLAAAACAEPSADTWLAAGSTSLGQTSLVMLSNASEVDATVDLTLYTETGPVSAPGAAGILVPAGSQKVVPLAGLIPSASAPVVRVQTTGGEVAASLQQSFEQGIQPRGAELAGPTGAPARQQIIPGVTIASMAAVQAEQSAEGVGFTYPVVRLLVPGDTDAQITIGAVGEAGTAAGDSYATTVKAGTVAEVPLDHLKDGNYTVTVNANVPVVAAVRTSVIGTRTRDFTWFSSAQPLQKDLLAAVPTDGAATFHFANPGEADKTVTVQGLAPGSKPATLTVPAEGGALLRVAPDSYRITGADGLRGSISFAADGRASSFALTPPGPLAAPITVYPN from the coding sequence GTGGCTGACCGCAGAGGCATCGCCCGCATCGGTGCACGCGCCGTCGGCGGCTTGGTGGGCGTCGGCATCGCCGTCGTGGCGGTCGCCGGAGCCACCCTGCTCCCCCTTCCCGACTTCGCGATCGGAGCACCCGCCCAGGTCGTGACGCCCGTCCCCGCGGATCAGCAGCGCATCTGCCCCGGTCCGCTCCTGCAGCTGGCCGCCGACGCGGGGGAGGCGACCCGCCCGAGTGCTGTCGGCGCTCCGACCTTCACCTCCCACGCGGAGGGCGCAGACGTGAGCACCAGCACCCTGAAATCGGATGCCGACACGTCCTCGTCGGACGAGTCGCCCCTGGTGGCGACCGTGTCCACTCCGCAGGGCGCCACCAAACCTCCGCTGTTCGCCGCCGCCCAATCTCAGACGGCCGCCGCGGACGACCTCTTCGGGCTCGCCGCCGCAGCCTGCGCCGAGCCGAGCGCCGACACCTGGCTCGCGGCCGGCTCGACCTCCCTCGGCCAGACGAGCCTCGTGATGCTCTCGAACGCGAGCGAGGTCGACGCAACGGTCGACCTGACGCTGTACACCGAGACGGGCCCGGTCAGCGCACCGGGTGCCGCCGGCATCCTGGTCCCGGCCGGTTCCCAGAAGGTCGTCCCGCTCGCGGGGCTCATCCCGTCGGCATCAGCACCGGTCGTCCGTGTCCAGACGACCGGCGGCGAGGTCGCCGCATCGCTGCAGCAGAGCTTCGAGCAGGGCATCCAGCCGCGCGGAGCCGAGCTCGCCGGGCCGACCGGTGCCCCGGCACGCCAGCAGATCATCCCAGGGGTCACGATCGCCTCGATGGCGGCGGTCCAGGCGGAGCAGTCGGCGGAGGGCGTCGGGTTCACCTACCCGGTCGTCCGTCTCCTCGTTCCCGGCGACACCGACGCCCAGATCACGATCGGCGCCGTCGGCGAGGCCGGCACGGCAGCGGGCGACTCCTACGCGACTACCGTGAAGGCGGGAACGGTCGCCGAGGTCCCGCTCGACCACCTCAAGGACGGCAACTACACGGTCACCGTGAATGCCAACGTCCCCGTCGTCGCCGCGGTCCGCACCTCGGTCATCGGGACCAGGACGCGCGACTTCACCTGGTTCTCGTCGGCCCAGCCGCTTCAGAAGGACCTCCTCGCCGCCGTCCCGACGGACGGCGCCGCCACCTTCCACTTCGCCAACCCGGGCGAGGCCGACAAGACGGTCACGGTGCAGGGGCTCGCGCCCGGCAGCAAGCCCGCGACGCTGACGGTCCCGGCCGAGGGAGGCGCGCTGCTGCGCGTCGCGCCGGACAGCTACCGCATCACGGGCGCGGACGGCCTGCGCGGCAGCATCAGCTTCGCCGCGGACGGACGCGCGAGCAGCTTCGCACTCACTCCGCCCGGTCCGCTCGCCGCACCCATCACGGTCTACCCGAACTGA
- a CDS encoding glycosyltransferase, producing MYPRVTAIVVAHSGGPRLQRTLDALAEQTRRPDAVIAVDCATSDDAARLLSEAQPTQLLNVPEKLPFGAAVATAVRVLPPASDSGQLLWLLAQDTAPEPEALEALLAALEVSPSVAVVGPKLVDWDDPALIREFGEAMTPFGASVPLVENELDQAQHDGLSDVLAVSSAGMLVRQALWERLEGFDPALPTVDDGLDFCTRARLAGFRVTLVAQARLAIAGDGVAGPNLSSKWTVRRRLSGERRRAQLHRRMVYAPGWAVPLHWLTLVPLGILRGLLRLLRKEPGSVGGELGAAFRVAFSGLAVSSARRRLAAAREVSWAAVAPLRIPFAEVRRARALKREAAMVRQQGEKQDLDFFGTGGGWAVLAALLVGVALFFPLIGSGALSGGGLLPLDSSVGQLWADLGYGWRDTSLGFVGAADPFSAVLAVLGTLTFWQPSQSLVLLWILAVPLAALGAWLAAARLTTRATLRAFAALAYALAPTLLVALQGGRPSAVLAHILLPWLFFAGLAARRSWAASATTALLAAATAACAPILIPALVIAWIAALVFAGRRAARIAFIPLPALVLFAPLVVQQGARGAWLSIFADPGVPLDARQTPAWQLALGFPDGTLGGWHALATSLQLPTASANLIVPILLAPLGVLAILALFLRGTVRAIVALLVALVGFLTAVAALHVQVAVSGGTVVPIWPGTAVSLYWLGLIGAAVLALSAIGRAAVYPAWVAIVTLAIAVVPVGIVSLTGHADVAESDGRTMPAVVTAKAATQPRTGTLRIIPQGEGGIRAEIVRGSGQTLDDQSTLADTQRTLTADQRALAQLAGNLSSRSGYDASAELKRLGIDFVLLTPPQTALPGQDAAAGDATRTRAAVAMDANPLLAPVGVTSTGRLWAFDRGTSDVPAAAQIPADAGGIWRVIVLLVQGIVIGLTVLMAIPTTRSADRISELSARRPDRRRREEAAVEPDDEPEAPAAADSVADESLEEYEAEPDDEAIVESAEEEDVPEVEPVADSEPVAEAEPVEQNKPVAQNEPVAEPEPELPPASDLDPEPSRDEAVDMGSDDTDRPFERETERVTTPPSPTTLEDGLEETIIRPRRSFEGGDRG from the coding sequence ATGTATCCGAGAGTCACCGCCATCGTCGTCGCCCACAGCGGCGGCCCCCGCCTGCAGCGCACTCTCGACGCCCTCGCGGAGCAGACCCGTCGACCGGACGCCGTGATCGCCGTCGACTGTGCGACCTCCGACGACGCCGCTCGTCTGCTCTCGGAAGCCCAGCCCACCCAGCTGCTCAACGTCCCCGAGAAGCTCCCGTTCGGCGCCGCGGTCGCGACGGCCGTGCGTGTCCTCCCTCCCGCTTCCGACTCGGGCCAGTTGCTCTGGCTCCTGGCTCAGGACACCGCCCCGGAGCCGGAGGCACTGGAGGCGCTGCTCGCGGCGCTCGAGGTGTCTCCCTCGGTCGCCGTGGTGGGCCCCAAGCTGGTCGACTGGGACGACCCGGCTCTGATCCGCGAGTTCGGCGAGGCGATGACCCCGTTCGGCGCCTCCGTGCCGTTGGTCGAGAACGAGCTCGACCAGGCCCAGCACGACGGCCTGAGCGACGTCCTGGCCGTGTCGAGCGCCGGGATGCTCGTCCGTCAGGCACTCTGGGAGCGGCTGGAGGGGTTCGACCCCGCGCTCCCGACCGTCGACGACGGCCTCGACTTCTGCACGCGGGCGCGCCTGGCCGGGTTCCGCGTCACTCTGGTTGCTCAGGCGCGCCTCGCCATCGCGGGCGACGGCGTTGCCGGGCCGAACCTCTCGTCGAAGTGGACGGTGCGCCGTCGTCTCTCGGGCGAGCGGCGCCGCGCGCAGCTGCATCGCCGGATGGTGTACGCCCCCGGATGGGCTGTCCCGCTGCACTGGCTGACCCTGGTGCCGCTCGGCATCCTGCGCGGGCTCCTCCGGCTTCTGCGCAAGGAGCCGGGCTCGGTGGGCGGTGAGCTCGGGGCTGCGTTCCGCGTCGCCTTCTCCGGCCTGGCGGTGAGCAGCGCCCGGCGGCGGCTCGCAGCCGCGCGTGAGGTGAGCTGGGCCGCAGTCGCCCCTCTGCGCATCCCGTTCGCCGAGGTGCGCCGCGCCCGCGCGCTGAAACGCGAAGCGGCGATGGTCCGCCAGCAGGGCGAGAAGCAGGACCTCGACTTCTTCGGGACCGGCGGGGGATGGGCGGTGCTCGCCGCACTCCTCGTCGGCGTCGCCCTGTTCTTCCCCCTCATCGGCTCCGGTGCCCTCTCCGGCGGCGGACTCCTGCCGCTCGATTCGTCGGTCGGCCAGCTCTGGGCGGACCTCGGCTATGGGTGGCGCGACACGAGCCTCGGGTTCGTCGGCGCCGCGGACCCGTTCTCCGCGGTGCTCGCGGTGCTGGGAACCCTCACGTTCTGGCAGCCGTCGCAGTCGCTCGTGCTGCTCTGGATCCTCGCCGTGCCGCTCGCGGCGCTCGGCGCCTGGCTCGCGGCCGCACGACTGACGACCCGGGCAACGCTGCGTGCGTTCGCCGCGCTCGCCTACGCGTTGGCACCGACCTTGCTGGTGGCTCTGCAGGGCGGGCGCCCGTCGGCGGTGCTCGCGCACATCCTGCTGCCGTGGCTGTTCTTCGCCGGCCTCGCCGCCCGCCGGTCCTGGGCGGCCAGCGCCACCACGGCCCTGCTCGCCGCAGCGACGGCGGCGTGCGCCCCGATCCTCATCCCGGCGCTCGTCATCGCGTGGATCGCAGCCCTGGTCTTCGCCGGCCGTCGCGCCGCGCGGATCGCGTTCATCCCGCTGCCCGCCCTCGTGCTGTTCGCTCCGCTCGTGGTGCAGCAGGGAGCACGGGGAGCCTGGCTCTCGATCTTCGCCGACCCGGGCGTCCCGCTGGACGCACGGCAGACGCCGGCCTGGCAGCTCGCGCTCGGATTCCCGGACGGCACCCTCGGCGGCTGGCATGCTCTCGCCACCTCCCTGCAGCTGCCGACGGCGTCGGCCAACCTGATCGTCCCGATCCTGCTGGCCCCACTCGGCGTGCTGGCGATCCTCGCTCTCTTCCTGCGGGGCACGGTCCGGGCGATCGTCGCCCTCCTGGTCGCCCTCGTGGGCTTCCTGACCGCCGTCGCCGCCCTCCACGTCCAGGTCGCGGTCTCCGGTGGCACTGTCGTCCCGATCTGGCCGGGCACGGCGGTCAGCCTCTACTGGCTCGGGCTCATCGGCGCCGCCGTCCTCGCGCTGTCCGCCATCGGACGCGCCGCCGTCTATCCGGCCTGGGTCGCGATCGTGACGCTCGCGATCGCCGTCGTACCTGTCGGGATCGTCAGCCTCACCGGTCACGCCGACGTCGCGGAGAGCGACGGCCGCACCATGCCCGCCGTCGTCACGGCCAAGGCGGCCACGCAGCCGCGCACCGGGACGCTGCGCATCATCCCGCAGGGCGAGGGCGGCATCCGCGCCGAGATCGTGCGGGGCAGCGGTCAGACCCTCGACGACCAGTCGACGCTCGCGGACACGCAGCGCACCCTCACGGCCGACCAGCGCGCTCTGGCGCAGCTGGCAGGCAACCTCTCCTCCCGCAGCGGATACGACGCCTCGGCAGAGCTGAAACGCCTCGGCATCGACTTCGTGCTGCTGACGCCTCCGCAGACCGCTCTGCCGGGGCAGGATGCAGCAGCGGGCGACGCCACACGCACGCGCGCCGCCGTGGCGATGGATGCGAACCCGCTTCTCGCGCCGGTGGGCGTCACCTCCACTGGCCGGCTCTGGGCGTTCGATCGCGGAACGTCCGATGTCCCCGCCGCCGCGCAGATCCCCGCGGACGCCGGAGGTATCTGGCGCGTCATCGTGCTTCTCGTGCAGGGCATCGTCATCGGCCTCACGGTGCTGATGGCCATCCCGACCACCCGGTCTGCGGACCGCATCTCCGAGCTCTCCGCCCGCCGGCCCGACCGTCGGCGCCGCGAGGAGGCCGCTGTCGAGCCCGACGACGAGCCGGAGGCACCGGCCGCCGCCGACAGCGTGGCGGACGAGAGCCTGGAGGAGTACGAGGCCGAACCCGACGACGAAGCGATCGTGGAGTCCGCCGAGGAGGAGGACGTGCCCGAGGTCGAGCCGGTCGCGGACAGCGAGCCGGTCGCGGAGGCCGAGCCGGTCGAGCAGAACAAGCCGGTCGCGCAGAACGAGCCGGTCGCGGAGCCTGAGCCCGAGCTGCCGCCCGCGTCGGACCTGGATCCGGAACCGAGCCGCGATGAGGCCGTGGACATGGGCAGCGACGACACCGATCGCCCCTTCGAGCGGGAAACGGAGCGCGTGACGACGCCGCCGTCGCCGACGACGCTCGAAGACGGACTGGAGGAGACCATCATCCGACCCCGACGCAGCTTCGAGGGAGGCGACCGTGGCTGA
- a CDS encoding WhiB family transcriptional regulator: MPVPEYRSGVPDDWFIDPVRLGVPGVRPAEVEEDNPLAWQTDALCAQTDPEAFFPEKGGSTRDAKRICTSCEVRSQCLEYALANDERFGIWGGLSERERRKLRKRAG, from the coding sequence ATGCCAGTTCCTGAATATCGTTCTGGGGTACCCGACGACTGGTTCATCGACCCGGTCCGCCTCGGGGTCCCGGGCGTCCGACCGGCGGAGGTCGAAGAAGACAACCCGCTGGCCTGGCAGACCGACGCTCTGTGCGCTCAGACCGATCCGGAGGCGTTTTTCCCCGAGAAGGGCGGCTCGACCCGCGACGCGAAGCGCATCTGCACCTCGTGCGAGGTGCGGTCGCAGTGCCTCGAATACGCTCTCGCCAACGACGAGCGGTTCGGGATCTGGGGCGGCCTCTCCGAGCGCGAGCGCCGCAAGCTCCGCAAGCGCGCCGGCTGA
- the galE gene encoding UDP-glucose 4-epimerase GalE — MAWLVTGGAGYIGAHVVRAFRDEGIDVVVVDDLSSGHEEFVPADVPFYRGTILDGELLSRIFTENTVSGVVHVAGFKYAGVSVQRPLHTYEQNVTATAVLLAAMQDAGVDAIVFSSSAAVYGTPDVDIVTETTPKNPESPYGESKLIGEWLLRDQGVAAGLRHTSLRYFNVVGSGDPALRDTSPHNLFPLVFDALVAGRTPRINGNDYPTPDGTCVRDYIHVADLAVSHVAAAKRLDAGEAIEPVYNLGSGDGVSVGQIMSTVAEVTGIAFTPEVGPRRAGDPARIVASGELAARDLDWRMRHSLEDMVRSAWEARQAAS, encoded by the coding sequence GTGGCGTGGTTGGTGACCGGAGGCGCAGGCTACATCGGAGCGCACGTCGTGCGGGCGTTCCGCGACGAGGGGATCGACGTTGTCGTCGTCGACGACCTGTCGAGCGGTCACGAGGAGTTCGTGCCGGCGGATGTGCCGTTCTACCGGGGCACCATCCTCGACGGCGAGCTGCTGTCGCGCATCTTCACCGAGAACACGGTGTCCGGCGTCGTGCACGTCGCCGGCTTCAAGTACGCCGGTGTGTCCGTTCAGCGGCCGCTGCACACGTACGAGCAGAACGTGACCGCCACCGCGGTGCTGCTCGCGGCGATGCAGGATGCGGGCGTCGACGCCATCGTGTTCAGCTCGTCCGCCGCGGTGTACGGCACGCCGGATGTCGACATCGTCACCGAGACGACGCCCAAGAACCCCGAGTCGCCCTACGGCGAGTCGAAGCTGATCGGCGAGTGGCTGCTGCGCGACCAGGGCGTCGCCGCGGGCCTCCGCCACACCTCCCTGCGCTACTTCAACGTGGTCGGGTCGGGTGACCCGGCGCTGCGCGACACCAGCCCGCACAACCTGTTCCCACTCGTCTTCGACGCCCTGGTCGCCGGCCGCACCCCTCGCATCAACGGGAACGACTACCCGACCCCCGACGGCACCTGCGTCCGTGACTACATCCACGTCGCCGACCTGGCGGTCTCGCACGTCGCGGCCGCGAAGCGCCTCGACGCCGGCGAGGCGATCGAGCCCGTCTACAACCTGGGGAGCGGCGACGGCGTCTCCGTCGGCCAGATCATGTCGACGGTGGCCGAGGTGACCGGAATCGCCTTCACCCCAGAAGTGGGGCCTCGACGCGCAGGGGATCCCGCGAGGATCGTGGCATCGGGAGAGCTCGCAGCGCGCGATCTCGACTGGAGGATGCGTCACTCGCTCGAGGACATGGTGCGCAGCGCCTGGGAAGCACGCCAGGCGGCGTCCTGA